The following DNA comes from Hordeum vulgare subsp. vulgare chromosome 3H, MorexV3_pseudomolecules_assembly, whole genome shotgun sequence.
tgagagaagcctctagtgaacactatggccccctgtcTACTtcccatcatattttcagccttacacttttacttcattgcactttccgccttcagatctcactttgcaatcaaacttgaagggattgacaacccgtttatagcgttgggtgcaagctcttttgtgtttgtgcaggtactctggacttgacgagattctcctactggattgataccttggttctcaaactgagggaaatacttactgctcctgtgctgcatcgccctttcctcttcaagagaaaaaccaatgcaagttcaagagacgacagaagtatTATGTCGCCGTAGGAGTGCTCGAGAGGAAAAGAACGAGTCGTACGGTGACATAGTTGAAGGCGATATGTTTTCATTGGGGTAGGATGTGTGTCATGCGTTCATAGGATAAGAGTGAGCGTTTGCATCTGTATTATGCCAAAGAAAATTGAAAGATAAAACAAGAATTTGTTGTGAGATAGATGGAGATCATTAAATAGAAAACCCAAATAATTAATATATTATTATTTCATGGTAATGCACGGACATTTAGCTAGTGCATATTACATGCCATATATCATTTCTGGAATGCTCGATCACTCAGTGATAGAAACTTTTGTTTTCGCGAGAATCACAGATACTAAATCTGTTTCCGCGTCAGTCCATAACCAAAGGTAAATGTTTATACacggcgcgccggccgaaccgtTTCAGTCGGACGCACCGCGTTCGTTCGATCTGGGCGGATCGCGCGCGTCCCCTCCCTCTGCGCAGGTCGCCGTCGCCCCCTCCCCCCGTGCAGGCGCCACCGTTGTGTGCTTCCCTCCCGCGCAGGTCGCCGTCGCCCCCTCCCCCGCGCAGGCGTCGCCGCTGTGTGCTTCCCCTCTGCGGAAGTCGTCTTCGCCCCTCCCCGCGCGCAGGCGCCGCCGTCGTGTGCTTCTCCTCTGTGCATGCCGCCCTCACCCCTCCCCCGCAGGCACCGCCGCACGCCTGGTACCCTTTGCTGGCGCTGCTGCAAAACCACCATCGCCGGTGCTCGGGCCGAGCCACAGGGGAGATGACATGGCTGCCTCCTGCCATGGACTGATCTGTGTGTATGCATGTATTAAAAAAAAGCTACAAGCGGTGTGCAAAAAGCTTCAAACGCCATAAAAAAAGCTTCAGCCGTTGATAAAAGAAGTTACAACCACGTCCatgagagttgcaaccaaacttcGCCGGAGTTTTGTAGGCGGAGTTGCAACCATGATAAAAAAGTGTTGcaaccattatacaaatttgATACATCAGTCAttcttttttgttgcaaccgtattgTTTTTTCGCTACAACCGTTGACATGGGCGAGTTGCAATCATGATGGAAAATGCTGCAATCATTATACAAATTTGCTACATCAGTCATTTTTTGTTGTTGCAACAGTATTgtgtttttgctacaaccgttgacATGGGCGAGTTGCAACCATGAATGGAAATGCTGCAACCATTATACATTTTTGGTACAGTTGTCgttctgttttgttgcaaccgtattgTTGTTTACAAGGGGTTGCAACCATGAACGCACGCTGCAACATCCACGGAGGTTAGAAACGCACAGAAAGGGGACATAGGTGAGGGCGGCGACCGGCGGTGAAGGGCGGCCAACGATGAGGAGGTGAAGCGAGGCGGTCGGCGCGTGCTAGGGCGTCGGCGCGGGCTAGGCGCGTGCGGGGACGGCGGCGCGTGCAAGGATGGCGGGCGGGTGAGGGCTCGTGCGACCAGATCTGATGGCAGAGAGCCCTGATCTGACGGCTTGTGCGTGATCAGCGCGAGCCCTCGGGCTGACGCGCCGGCGCCCTATAACCAAACGGAAGATCTTGCATGATTTGCTCACTGCTTAAGTGTCGGTGATTCCATAACGAAAAGCTTACATACATGCCAAAACATCCATCGGCTTTATTATCcttgaaaaaacaagaaaaatgcatGCCCTGATTAAATAATTCGTCACGTGATCGACTTTGTACGCGCGGCTCGTAGTGCACGTAGCGTACTGGCAGCTCACGCTCGCCATTTCAAAACTTGCTTCGCTCCCGGCTCCATCTCTCACGGCTATATATAACACCGATGGCTCGGCACCAATGCTCCCCTGCTTCAGCAACCAACCAGTCCGGCGTCAAGTGAGCACTGACTGAGCTACCGATGGAtcatggtggtggcggcgtcggTGGCGGCAGGAGTAGCAGCCGCCTCCGGGACCGGCTGGCCCGGATGTTCCGTCCGGGCTCGCTGCTCCGCTCGACCTGCAACAACAACACTgcatccacctcctcctcctcctcgtgctcgGCCGCGGTGGGCGTGGGAGCCGGCGGGGTGGCTGCGTCCAAGCCGCCCCCGAGCTCCACCTGCTCCTCCAGCCGCGCGCTCCTGGCCGCCGACTCCGCCGTCGCCCGCGACAGGGACTCGTTCCTCACCTCTTCTCGCCGCGACTACGCCACCGTCGTCGGCCGCACCGAGTCCTTCTCCAACGCCCTCGACCGCGTGCACCGCCGGGTGCATTCTCTGCCGCCTCCAGCTCGCTTCTCGGTGCACGCGTCGCCTCTGACGGAGAGCAAGAGAAGGGAGAAAAGGAGCCCTGTCCACGGTCATcagcaccaccgccaccgcctcggtGGCCGGATCAAGGGCGACAAGTGCAAGAAGCTGCTCTCCAACAACCCCTATGGCTTCAGCACCTCGGAAGACGACGACGCCCACACTGACGGCGACGACGTCTTCAGCAGCGACGCCGACCAGCGCGACCGCAGAGACGCCAAGAAGGGGGACGCggaggccttcttctcctcctccagaagcttctccttctcctccgacTCCTCCGAGTTCTacagcaagaagaagaagccaaAGAAGAAGTCCCCTGCCGCAGTGGCgcccaagccgccgccgccgacgagagCGGGGGCGAGGGGGCAAAGGCGCAAGAATCGCGTAGCAAGCAGCTGCGACACGTGCGGCGTGAGGGAAGGGTTCCGGCCGGTGGTGTCGGCGGCGGAGGAGCAGGTGCGCAGGGGGTTCGCGGTGGTGCAGCGGTCGCGGGACCCCTACGCCGACTTCCGGGCGTcgatggtggagatggtggtgagCCGGCAGATGTTCGGCGCGGCGGAGCTGGAGCGGCTGCTGCGGTCGTACCTCTCGCTCAACGCGCCGCGACACCACCCCGTCATCCTCCAGGCCTTCTCCGACATCTGGGTTGTCCTCCACGGCGGCTAGCCAGCGATCTCACTGGCTATCCACTCACTCACTCGGTTACTAATCCAGCAGCCCCAGGACTGTTTCGTTAACTACTACTGTAGGACTCTTATCATAATTATTAATCATGCCCTGCGTTCATGATTAGCTCGAACGATGCTCATCAGTTTGATCTTAGTCTTAATCTTGGCTGTAACTGGCTGTGCAGTTCCGCTGTAATGTAGTAGTAGTACGCTAGTAGTAGTAGTGCTGTTCTTGGCTCTGACCCAGTGTGCAAAAGCTAGCTTCTGATTTGGAATTGGATTCAGATTTGGCCAGAGAGCGCCGTGGGTTTTGTTTGCTAGCTAGAGGAGCTGTACGATGTTTGATTTCGGACGTCAATGATTCGAAAATCATGATGACACTACAGAACTTTGGGTTTGCACTTCCCCTGCCATAACACCACCACCCCTTTGTGTCGGCAAGTACTGTATCATATTGCTAGGGTAGTCTCCATGTCGATTTTAAAGATGAACAAATAATCATTCATCGATGCCTGACAGATTGTAAATGTGTGATTCATTTCAAAGTACGTATCATGTAGAGCAAGGTTTTAAATTGCCGGCTATTGGATTTAGTGCTTTTCCAATGAGCTATTTGGGGCTATAGCTGGGCTATAGCGGTAAGATTGTGAAGAAAAGTAAAATAGCTGGACACCGCACAAACAGCAATAGCGGCAGCTATAGCTGATAATAGCCGGCAATTTAAAACCCTGATGTAGAGTAAGCTTCTTTCAAAGGACCCCATTATCTGGCGTTCGATCGCCACATAAGAGGGCTGAGCCTAACTCCAACGCCGGACCGCAAATGGTTCGGCTGCGTCTGTCGATATAACAACGAATCAATGTCTGCCTTTCTCAATTTTGATCCATTTCCGACTCAACTTTGGTCCGTGTTTACGGTTGAACAGGAACGCGTGGATGGACGGAACGCACGTCCCCTTGTTCTCTCCTTGACCCGCTTGTCGGGGACACAACCGTCCCATTTTTCTTTCATTTTGCCCAAAACTCTCCTgaacccctctctcgtcttccctCCATCATGGGTGACAAACCAGCGACCCGGCCGCGGCCGCACGCCCTGCGGCCAAGAAGAAGACTTCCAGGAAGCAGCGGTCGGAGCTCACACCGACGGAGCTCGCCAAGCTCGACGCTGAATCAGCCAAGAGGAGGAACTGCATACAaaggacaaggtgaagaaggccgTTGCGGACATCGTCACCGAGGCGGCCGCGCTGCGTACTGCGGAGCACAAGGCCAACGTCAACGACAAGGAGGCCATCATTGCAAAGGCGCACACCCTCTTCATGTTAGGGTTGTGCCGACCCTGGCCAACCATTATGTCGGTCGCTGCCATGGTCACGGCCAGCACGGGCTCGTCGGTCGTCCGTCCTACGCAGCCCCGTTCCAACAGCTCGTGTGTCATGTCCGAGGCATATCGCGCGTTGCAACTCCACGACCATGGGCACACCAGGTTTTCCACGTCCCCGGACTACAACGTGGTTGCTCTGGcctcgcccgggacatcatcgaccACAACGTCATGCCGGGGTACAGTGGCGCTGGCATGCCGTCCAACGGGACGCAAAGGAAGCAACCCCGGTCGTTCCCTTCAACGAACATGGCCCCCACCCATAGGTTGTTCTACGGAATGCATGTGCCGACGCACACAGTCGACGACCGTGACTACGCGGCATTGATGGAGAATGCCATCTTCAAGGGTCGTGGTGAGGCCTTCCACGTCGACGACCAAGGCCAAGATTTTAATTCCGACGCAACCCAGAGCTAGGACTGTCGTGGCCACTATGAGGACACCTAATTCGATGACCTCTATGAAGAAACTCAAGTCGACGACCACGAGGATGGCCATGGAAATTCTTGGCATGACGATGATGACTTGTATTGTgcagatgaggaagaagaggtcGACATTTCGGTAGAGCTATTGGTGTTCATTGACGAGCTCACCCAAATGGCTGAGGCACAAAAGAGGAGGCAAAGCATTCGCACACGATCATACACTCAATTGGAGGACAAATTGATTTCCTAGAGTTGGATGGAGATAGGCCAAGATCCTATAAAAGGTGCCGAGCAAAAAGGATTCGTCTTTTGGACGAGAGTTCACAACCCCTTTCATGAGCGAAAGAAGTTTCCCACTACCAATTTCCAAGCACCCACGACATCAATTCAATCCTAAAGAGATGGGGGTTCATCTAAAAAGAGTGCAACAAATATTGTGCCGCGCTTGAGAGAGTTCAAACCCGTCCCGTGAGTGACCTAGGCATTGATGACTTGGTATGaacctctcattttttttgttatgTGTTCATTCATGTTGGCATGCAATTTATGGTTTGATCTACTTTGTGTCCTTCCATGTTACAATTTTTGCCGCATCTTTGGTTGTCTAGGCatttcaatcttttgaagccttcaAGCCTCGACACAAGAACTAGCCGTTTACTCTCAGTTTGTTGCTCATCAAAGATTACCCCAAGTTCAAAGACCAACATGCCAGTCGTAAGAACAAACGAAAGAAGGTGGTCGTGGCTGATGATGGAGACTTTCTTAAGAGACCGATGTGGGAAGATAAGCTCAAAGGCTGACGAGAAGCATGGTGCGGCTTCTATAGCCTTGCAAGGAACATTGAAAAAACATGATGAGCCAAAAGGAAATGAGGGAAGAGAGGAGTAGCAAAGGGAGGGAGGATCAAATGAAGATCTAACTAGATCTCCAAACAAAGAAGCTTGACATGGAGGAGGCCGTAAAGAAGAGGAATCTTGACATCGATGAGGCCGCTCAACTCAAGAAGCTCGAGATCAAGGCCACCAATGTTGAGACCAAAGAAAAAGAGGTGGAACTTGCGTTCATGAGCGTCGACAAGAACAGCATGTCATTGGAGAGGAAGGCTTTGTTCGTGAACCGGCAGAATAGGATGTTTGCCCGCGATGGAATGAACAAGGTGAGACCATGATCGTGATGGCCGCCCAATTTGAAGGTTGGCTGGTGTGTCGGCCGCTCGCTTTGTTGTCGGAGAAAAACCTTTTACATTTTGGAGGTTGGGTAGTGTGCTGGCCGTTGGCTTTGTTGCCGGCCCCAAAACTTGTCGAGTTTTAATGCTGGCTTATTTCACGTCGGTTGGCTTTGTTTCCGGTTGAAACTTGGGTGACAGTTCTCCAGGCCGATCGCTTTGTTGCCGGCATGAAC
Coding sequences within:
- the LOC123439673 gene encoding uncharacterized protein LOC123439673; amino-acid sequence: MDHGGGGVGGGRSSSRLRDRLARMFRPGSLLRSTCNNNTASTSSSSSCSAAVGVGAGGVAASKPPPSSTCSSSRALLAADSAVARDRDSFLTSSRRDYATVVGRTESFSNALDRVHRRVHSLPPPARFSVHASPLTESKRREKRSPVHGHQHHRHRLGGRIKGDKCKKLLSNNPYGFSTSEDDDAHTDGDDVFSSDADQRDRRDAKKGDAEAFFSSSRSFSFSSDSSEFYSKKKKPKKKSPAAVAPKPPPPTRAGARGQRRKNRVASSCDTCGVREGFRPVVSAAEEQVRRGFAVVQRSRDPYADFRASMVEMVVSRQMFGAAELERLLRSYLSLNAPRHHPVILQAFSDIWVVLHGG